The following coding sequences lie in one Erwinia amylovora genomic window:
- the uvrC gene encoding excinuclease ABC subunit UvrC, translating to MSNVFDSKSFLKTVTSQPGVYRMYDAGGTVIYVGKAKDLKKRLASYFRGNLASRKTEALVGLIEQIDVTVTHTETEALLLEHNYIKLYQPRYNVLLRDDKSYPYIFLSADHHPRLASHRGAKHAKGEYFGPFPNGYAVRETLSLLQKIFPVRQCENSVYRNRSRPCLQYQIGRCLGPCVAGLVTEDEYARQIDYVRLFLAGKDDQVLNQLVMRMEQASRDLRFEEAGRLRDQIQAVRRVTEKQFVSNQGDDMDVIGVSYDSGMACLHVLFIRQGKVLGSRSYFPKVPGGTELSEVVQTFVGQFYLQGSEARTLPADILIDFTLPEKELLAASLSELAGRRVTIQSKPRGDRARYLKLARTNAATALISRLAQHSTIHQRLAELAQTLKLPAIRRMECFDISHTMGEQTVASCVVFDANGPVRSEYRRYNISGITPGDDYAAMDQVLRRRYSKAIEQSKIPDVIVIDGGKGQLAQAKEVFAQLDVVWDKSHPLLLGVAKGSDRKAGLETLFLEPEGEGFSLPPDSPALHVIQHIRDDSHNHAITGHRNKRAKVKNTSALETIEGIGPKRRQMLLKYMGGLQPLINASMEEIAGVPGISHALAEKIFHALKH from the coding sequence GTGAGTAATGTGTTTGATTCAAAATCTTTCCTTAAAACGGTCACCAGCCAACCGGGCGTCTATCGAATGTACGATGCGGGGGGAACGGTAATCTATGTTGGTAAAGCGAAAGATCTTAAAAAACGGCTTGCCAGCTATTTTCGTGGCAACCTCGCCAGCCGTAAGACCGAAGCGCTGGTGGGATTGATCGAGCAGATAGACGTGACGGTAACCCACACGGAAACCGAAGCGCTGCTGCTGGAACACAATTATATTAAGCTCTATCAGCCTCGTTATAACGTGCTGTTGCGCGACGATAAGTCCTATCCCTATATTTTTCTCAGCGCCGACCATCATCCACGTCTTGCCAGCCATCGCGGTGCTAAACATGCCAAAGGCGAATACTTCGGCCCTTTCCCCAATGGCTATGCGGTACGTGAAACCCTGTCGCTATTGCAAAAAATTTTCCCGGTTCGCCAGTGCGAAAACAGTGTTTACCGTAATCGCTCGCGACCTTGCTTGCAGTATCAGATTGGACGCTGTCTCGGGCCATGTGTTGCAGGACTGGTCACTGAAGATGAATATGCCCGTCAGATCGACTACGTTCGCTTATTTCTCGCCGGCAAGGACGACCAGGTGCTCAACCAGCTGGTAATGAGAATGGAACAGGCTAGCCGCGACTTGCGCTTCGAAGAGGCTGGACGTCTGCGCGATCAAATCCAGGCAGTACGCCGGGTTACGGAAAAACAGTTTGTTTCCAATCAGGGTGATGATATGGATGTCATCGGCGTCTCTTACGATTCCGGTATGGCCTGTCTGCATGTGCTGTTTATCCGTCAGGGAAAGGTGCTTGGCAGCCGCAGCTATTTTCCCAAAGTACCTGGCGGCACCGAGCTGTCCGAGGTCGTGCAAACCTTTGTTGGCCAGTTTTATCTGCAGGGTAGCGAGGCTCGAACCCTGCCTGCTGATATCCTGATTGACTTCACGTTACCGGAAAAAGAGTTGCTTGCGGCCTCCCTGTCGGAGCTGGCAGGGCGGCGAGTCACTATTCAGAGCAAGCCGCGCGGCGACCGTGCTCGTTACCTGAAGCTGGCGCGCACCAACGCGGCTACCGCTTTGATCTCCCGCCTGGCGCAGCACTCAACAATCCACCAGCGTTTGGCAGAGCTGGCGCAAACGCTGAAATTGCCGGCCATCCGCCGTATGGAGTGTTTTGATATCAGTCATACGATGGGTGAACAAACCGTTGCTTCGTGCGTGGTTTTTGACGCGAATGGGCCGGTACGCAGTGAATATCGCCGCTACAATATCAGCGGTATCACGCCTGGCGATGATTATGCCGCGATGGATCAGGTACTGCGTCGTCGTTACAGTAAAGCTATTGAACAGAGTAAAATCCCGGATGTGATCGTCATTGATGGCGGAAAGGGGCAGCTGGCACAGGCCAAAGAGGTCTTTGCGCAACTTGATGTCGTCTGGGACAAATCACATCCGCTGTTGCTGGGTGTGGCAAAAGGCAGCGATCGTAAAGCCGGACTTGAAACGCTTTTTCTGGAGCCGGAGGGGGAAGGCTTTTCTCTGCCGCCGGATTCCCCGGCGTTGCATGTCATACAGCATATCCGGGATGATTCCCACAATCATGCCATCACGGGGCACCGTAACAAGCGCGCCAAAGTGAAAAATACCAGCGCTTTGGAGACTATCGAAGGTATTGGGCCAAAGCGCCGCCAAATGCTACTAAAATATATGGGCGGCCTGCAGCCGCTCATCAATGCCTCGATGGAGGAGATTGCCGGCGTACCGGGGATTTCACACGCGCTGGCCGAGAAAATCTTTCATGCGCTGAAACACTAA
- the pgsA gene encoding CDP-diacylglycerol--glycerol-3-phosphate 3-phosphatidyltransferase, with protein MPLNIPTLLTLFRVVLIPFFVLAFYLPFQWAPLVCALIFIFAAITDWLDGFLARRWKQTTRFGAFLDPVADKVMVAMALVLVAEHFHSWWITLPAATMIAREIIISALREWMAEIGKRSSVAVSWIGKVKTTAQMLALFALLWRPNSIVEGGGVVALYIAAVLTFWSMFQYLNAARGDLFEH; from the coding sequence ATGCCACTTAATATTCCGACCTTGCTCACCTTGTTTCGCGTAGTATTAATCCCATTCTTTGTGCTGGCTTTCTATCTGCCATTTCAATGGGCTCCGCTAGTTTGCGCGTTAATTTTCATTTTTGCCGCAATCACCGACTGGTTAGATGGCTTTCTTGCCCGCCGCTGGAAACAGACGACTCGATTTGGCGCCTTTCTTGATCCGGTAGCCGACAAAGTGATGGTGGCAATGGCGCTGGTATTGGTCGCCGAACATTTTCACTCCTGGTGGATCACTTTGCCAGCAGCAACCATGATTGCCCGCGAGATCATTATCTCTGCATTACGCGAGTGGATGGCAGAAATCGGTAAGCGCAGCAGCGTGGCGGTATCGTGGATTGGTAAAGTGAAAACCACGGCGCAGATGCTGGCGCTATTCGCGTTGCTGTGGCGTCCGAACAGTATTGTCGAAGGGGGAGGGGTGGTGGCGCTGTATATTGCCGCGGTGCTGACATTCTGGTCAATGTTTCAATATTTGAACGCTGCACGCGGCGATCTGTTCGAACACTGA
- a CDS encoding helix-turn-helix domain-containing protein translates to MTRIDNKSDVPGIYHGGHHNHTFKVPLLNVVKKIKSVNSAQDTVVDLTKKNACSVPITLRQQNRLHLDPLSPHKVSLSSYLPARHETTGGELHHQTGCNRRYTKDFVIRIKDESLTESVTGLARKYDIPYSTIWNWVKGSASYYKAGSKYSKFLKTIKDLKGLKERRELAAIVAERVAGQANLNGKTEKQICDEVAMEKGIHKLALYSLISRAKSCSAKSSTALLLPTLSSVTKRCQRQPAASSSPGMSNLKMSNPGHSQPRQQAKKSSEVMSVPTTEATIAEKIEQGFAICFNHCEAWLKNK, encoded by the coding sequence ATGACCAGGATAGACAATAAAAGCGATGTGCCAGGAATATATCATGGCGGGCACCATAACCACACGTTTAAGGTCCCGCTTCTTAACGTGGTGAAAAAGATAAAAAGTGTCAATTCTGCTCAAGATACTGTTGTGGACCTTACCAAAAAAAATGCCTGTTCAGTCCCGATAACCTTGCGACAGCAGAATAGGTTGCACCTGGATCCCTTATCACCACATAAAGTCTCTTTATCCTCATATCTTCCGGCCCGGCATGAAACAACGGGTGGAGAACTTCATCATCAAACAGGTTGTAATCGACGATATACCAAAGATTTTGTCATTCGGATCAAAGATGAGTCGTTAACCGAGTCTGTTACAGGACTGGCAAGAAAATATGACATTCCTTATTCGACAATCTGGAATTGGGTTAAAGGATCAGCTAGTTATTATAAAGCTGGCTCAAAGTACTCAAAGTTTTTAAAGACGATCAAAGACTTGAAGGGGCTCAAGGAAAGGAGGGAACTTGCTGCTATAGTGGCAGAAAGGGTGGCTGGGCAAGCGAATTTGAATGGGAAAACGGAAAAACAAATCTGTGATGAGGTTGCAATGGAAAAAGGCATACACAAGTTAGCGCTGTATAGTTTGATAAGTCGTGCCAAGAGCTGTTCAGCGAAAAGCAGCACAGCCTTACTGTTGCCAACCCTCTCCTCAGTGACCAAACGTTGCCAGAGGCAACCCGCCGCCAGTAGCAGTCCCGGCATGTCCAACCTGAAAATGAGTAATCCGGGCCATTCACAACCCAGACAGCAAGCAAAAAAGTCATCCGAAGTGATGTCTGTTCCTACGACTGAAGCAACTATCGCTGAAAAAATAGAACAGGGTTTCGCCATCTGTTTCAATCATTGTGAGGCATGGTTGAAAAACAAATAA
- a CDS encoding MarR family winged helix-turn-helix transcriptional regulator, with protein sequence MNSHELNFSRLLHLTANAWRQAIDRRMKDNGLSMSSWMAVATIAVQQQPMNQKELAQALGLEDASVVPLIDRLVKQQLVERVQPAEDRRKRLLHVTPKGQLLNERLKTEADVLRNELLSGLNPDELATTQRVLQQLLTATEAK encoded by the coding sequence TTGAACTCTCATGAACTCAACTTCTCGCGGCTGCTGCACCTCACTGCCAATGCCTGGCGTCAGGCGATAGATCGCCGGATGAAGGATAATGGACTTAGTATGAGCAGCTGGATGGCGGTGGCGACCATTGCCGTTCAGCAGCAGCCGATGAATCAGAAAGAGCTGGCGCAGGCGCTGGGGCTTGAAGATGCCAGCGTGGTACCGTTGATCGACCGCCTGGTCAAACAGCAGCTGGTAGAGCGCGTTCAGCCGGCAGAGGACCGCCGTAAACGGTTGCTGCACGTGACGCCGAAAGGGCAGCTGTTGAACGAGCGTTTAAAAACGGAAGCCGATGTGTTGCGTAATGAACTGCTATCTGGCCTCAATCCTGATGAGCTGGCAACCACACAACGTGTTTTGCAGCAACTGTTGACGGCCACCGAGGCGAAATAA
- a CDS encoding MFS transporter produces the protein MSGKQQNPYAQREWAPGEKPLLPGSPSTPQHPAHKRIAFGIIGLLICITGALSNALVTANLTNLQGVFAAYNNEIAWLPAVYVMGNISINLLLVKFRQQYGLRIFTEAFLVLYVLVAFFHLLVNDLSSAIIVRAAHGMVGAALSSLGIYYQVQAWPARHRLKALAIGLGASQLAIPLARLFSTELLQLEQWRGLYLFELGLALMTLGAVLIIKLPPGERSKVFEKKDFLTFFLMAPGMALFCGVLSLGRIEWWTSTPWLGICLALGLVLVTAAVLVEHNRSNPLINTRWLGSGAIFRLGIVMILLRMMLAEQNTGAIGYLQQIGMQNDQMQGLALAILAGVAAGIICSALTINPKHLSWPIMLSLVIVMVASLMDAQSSPLTRANNMYFSQFLLGFSSSFFIAPALLLGISSVVTQPKNLVSFVVLFGMSQSLGGLMGSALLGTFQTWREKYHSSMLGDRLSLLDPNVTNRLMHYNNLFASQTGDNILLSAQSTTQLQTVATLQANVLGYNDVYILTAALAGVTLLWVLWRLSRLRYLNWQQAKREAESEQRAMQHMNMEK, from the coding sequence GTGTCGGGTAAGCAACAAAACCCTTATGCGCAGCGTGAATGGGCACCCGGCGAAAAACCCCTGTTGCCCGGTTCACCTTCCACACCGCAGCATCCGGCCCACAAGCGCATTGCCTTTGGCATTATTGGCCTGCTGATTTGCATCACCGGCGCGCTCAGCAATGCGCTGGTGACCGCTAATCTCACCAATTTGCAGGGCGTTTTTGCGGCTTACAACAATGAAATTGCCTGGCTTCCGGCCGTATATGTGATGGGCAATATCTCAATTAACCTGCTGTTGGTTAAATTTCGCCAGCAGTACGGTCTGCGCATTTTCACCGAAGCTTTTCTGGTGCTCTATGTGCTGGTGGCATTTTTCCATCTGCTGGTTAACGATCTCAGTTCAGCAATTATTGTCCGCGCGGCTCACGGTATGGTGGGAGCTGCGCTCAGTTCGCTTGGCATCTATTATCAGGTGCAGGCGTGGCCGGCCAGACATCGACTAAAGGCGCTGGCGATAGGTTTAGGAGCTTCCCAGCTGGCAATCCCGCTGGCGCGCCTGTTTTCCACCGAACTGTTACAGCTGGAACAGTGGCGGGGCCTGTATCTGTTTGAGCTGGGGCTGGCGTTGATGACGTTGGGCGCGGTGCTGATTATCAAGCTGCCCCCCGGTGAACGCAGCAAAGTATTTGAGAAAAAAGACTTCCTCACCTTCTTTTTGATGGCACCTGGCATGGCGCTGTTCTGTGGCGTGTTGTCGCTGGGGCGTATTGAGTGGTGGACCAGCACGCCGTGGCTGGGTATTTGCCTGGCGCTGGGGCTGGTGTTGGTGACGGCAGCGGTATTGGTAGAACACAATCGCAGCAACCCGTTAATTAATACGCGCTGGCTGGGTAGCGGAGCAATATTCCGCCTGGGTATCGTAATGATCCTGCTGCGCATGATGCTTGCAGAGCAAAATACCGGCGCAATTGGTTACCTGCAACAGATTGGGATGCAGAACGACCAGATGCAGGGCCTGGCGCTGGCTATTCTTGCAGGTGTTGCTGCGGGGATTATCTGCAGTGCGTTGACGATTAACCCCAAACATCTCAGCTGGCCAATTATGCTGTCGCTGGTTATCGTGATGGTGGCCTCACTGATGGATGCTCAGTCCAGCCCGTTGACCCGGGCCAACAATATGTACTTCAGCCAGTTCCTGCTAGGTTTTAGCTCCTCATTCTTTATCGCTCCGGCCTTGCTGCTGGGCATCAGCAGCGTGGTTACCCAGCCGAAAAACCTGGTCAGCTTTGTGGTGTTGTTCGGCATGAGCCAGAGCCTGGGCGGGCTGATGGGTTCGGCCCTGCTCGGCACTTTTCAGACATGGCGCGAAAAGTATCACTCCAGCATGTTGGGCGACAGGCTATCGTTGCTCGATCCGAACGTCACCAACCGTCTGATGCATTACAACAATCTGTTTGCCAGCCAGACAGGCGATAATATCCTGCTCAGTGCACAAAGCACCACGCAGCTACAAACGGTGGCGACGCTTCAGGCAAACGTACTGGGCTATAACGACGTGTATATTTTGACTGCCGCGCTGGCGGGAGTCACTTTATTGTGGGTGCTGTGGCGCTTGTCGCGACTGCGCTACCTCAACTGGCAGCAGGCCAAACGCGAAGCGGAATCGGAACAGCGGGCCATGCAACACATGAACATGGAGAAATAA
- a CDS encoding HlyD family secretion protein: protein MGAVALVATALPQLAAGQTRSGIGTAGHATHEHGEIMSQQEQQLAERQRNNKLRIISIALGSGFALVGVLVILYAWQLPPFTSHNQSTENAYVRGQVTFISPQVSGYITAVEVLDFQPVHRGDLLMTIDDRIYRQRVHQSGAQLNMKKAALANNQQQRRSAEAVIERNQAALQNAKAQAVKGGLDLKRVEDLVADGSISVRERDASRASNSQMLAGVQQAQATLEVSRQDLQTTIVNRASLEADVANARAALELAQIDLDNTRIIAPRDGQLGQIAVRQGAYVTAGTRLTSLVPQQMWLIANMKETQMARIRPGLPVIFTVDALDGESFNGEVEYISPAAGSEFSAISPDNATGNFVKIAQRIPVRIKITSDNAAHLRPGMSVEVTINTAGAQDGENK, encoded by the coding sequence GTGGGTGCTGTGGCGCTTGTCGCGACTGCGCTACCTCAACTGGCAGCAGGCCAAACGCGAAGCGGAATCGGAACAGCGGGCCATGCAACACATGAACATGGAGAAATAATGAGTCAACAGGAACAGCAACTCGCTGAACGTCAGCGAAATAATAAGCTGCGGATCATCTCCATAGCACTGGGATCCGGCTTCGCGCTGGTTGGTGTACTGGTGATCCTCTATGCCTGGCAGCTGCCGCCGTTCACCAGCCACAATCAGTCAACCGAAAACGCCTACGTACGTGGTCAGGTGACCTTTATCAGCCCACAGGTCAGTGGTTACATCACTGCGGTGGAAGTGCTGGATTTTCAGCCGGTGCATCGCGGCGATCTGTTAATGACCATAGATGACCGCATTTATCGCCAACGCGTGCACCAGTCCGGCGCACAGCTGAATATGAAAAAAGCCGCGCTGGCCAATAATCAACAACAGCGGCGCAGTGCCGAAGCGGTGATCGAGCGTAACCAAGCCGCGTTGCAAAATGCAAAAGCACAGGCGGTGAAGGGCGGGCTGGATTTGAAACGCGTTGAGGATCTGGTCGCCGATGGCTCAATATCCGTGCGTGAGCGTGATGCCTCACGCGCCAGCAACAGCCAGATGCTGGCGGGCGTACAGCAGGCGCAGGCGACGTTAGAAGTGTCGCGCCAGGATCTGCAAACCACCATCGTCAACCGCGCCTCGCTGGAAGCGGATGTCGCCAATGCCCGGGCGGCGCTGGAGCTGGCACAGATCGATCTTGATAACACCCGGATTATTGCACCACGCGACGGGCAGCTGGGCCAGATTGCGGTGCGCCAGGGCGCATATGTGACGGCCGGCACCCGCCTGACTTCGCTGGTTCCGCAGCAAATGTGGCTGATTGCCAATATGAAAGAGACGCAAATGGCGCGCATCCGCCCCGGCTTGCCGGTGATTTTTACCGTTGATGCGCTGGATGGCGAAAGTTTTAACGGGGAAGTGGAGTATATTTCACCCGCCGCTGGCTCAGAATTCAGCGCCATTTCGCCGGATAACGCTACCGGTAACTTCGTCAAAATCGCCCAACGCATCCCGGTGCGCATTAAGATCACCAGTGATAACGCTGCCCATCTGCGCCCTGGCATGTCGGTGGAAGTCACTATCAATACTGCAGGCGCGCAGGATGGAGAGAACAAATGA
- a CDS encoding efflux transporter outer membrane subunit — protein MRLAAKALRVITLAAALTGCATHVERAPSSLPIPTQWRNQVGPGAAVEAGWWHAFHDPVLNQLVEQALRHNPDILIARSRVDQYRAQLRGAEGDNFPTLDAGMAGSRARAISAVTGQPYPYSVVQGLLQANYNVDLWGERSSSIDAAKATLAAQQAAAAAAGLTIASSVASGYMTLASLDEQLRVTEATLASRNDSLKLAQRQFETGYSSRLEWLQSQSEYQTAKAQIPLLQHQIAEQENALSILVGMNPRQIARQHQFEHPVAQTMPTVMPSRLLQRRPDIVQAERQLLAADASLQSARASLLPSLNLTASGTLQSSVLHQLIDNPFRLWSVGGSILAPLLNREALTAQVDVSMATRNQALYNYEKVVRAAFSEVNNDLDAITRYQQQQDELLIQQQVAQEALRIARKRYQNGYASYLDELDAQRTLFTTQLSVVRAKNNLLLAQIDLYRALGGGWQP, from the coding sequence ATGAGGCTCGCAGCCAAGGCGCTCAGAGTGATAACGCTGGCGGCTGCACTGACGGGTTGTGCTACTCACGTGGAGCGTGCGCCATCGTCGTTGCCGATCCCCACGCAGTGGCGTAATCAGGTGGGGCCGGGCGCGGCCGTCGAGGCCGGCTGGTGGCACGCCTTTCACGATCCTGTGCTGAATCAGCTGGTGGAGCAGGCGCTGCGCCATAACCCGGACATCCTGATTGCCCGCTCGCGAGTCGATCAGTATCGTGCTCAACTGCGTGGCGCAGAAGGGGATAACTTCCCGACGCTGGATGCAGGCATGGCTGGCAGCCGTGCGCGGGCAATCTCGGCGGTGACCGGTCAACCGTATCCATATTCGGTTGTTCAGGGGTTGTTGCAGGCCAACTATAACGTCGACTTATGGGGCGAGCGCAGCAGCAGCATTGATGCGGCCAAAGCGACTCTGGCCGCGCAGCAGGCCGCCGCCGCCGCCGCCGGGTTGACCATCGCCAGTTCGGTGGCCTCAGGCTACATGACGCTGGCTTCACTGGATGAACAGCTGCGCGTGACCGAAGCCACGCTGGCATCGCGCAACGATTCGCTGAAGCTGGCGCAACGTCAGTTTGAGACGGGTTATAGCTCCAGGCTGGAGTGGCTCCAGTCGCAGTCCGAATATCAGACGGCGAAGGCGCAGATCCCACTGTTGCAGCATCAGATAGCGGAACAGGAGAATGCTCTGAGTATTCTGGTGGGCATGAACCCACGGCAGATCGCGCGTCAGCATCAGTTTGAGCATCCTGTGGCGCAGACCATGCCAACCGTGATGCCGTCCCGCCTGCTTCAGCGCCGGCCAGATATCGTTCAGGCCGAACGTCAGCTTTTGGCGGCGGATGCGTCGCTGCAATCCGCGCGCGCCAGCCTGCTGCCGTCGCTGAACCTGACCGCAAGCGGCACGTTGCAAAGCTCGGTACTGCATCAGCTAATTGATAATCCCTTCCGGTTGTGGAGCGTTGGCGGCAGCATACTTGCCCCACTGCTTAATCGTGAAGCGCTGACGGCGCAGGTTGATGTGTCGATGGCAACACGCAATCAGGCGTTGTACAACTATGAAAAAGTGGTGCGCGCTGCGTTCAGTGAAGTGAACAATGACCTTGATGCCATCACCCGCTACCAGCAGCAGCAGGATGAATTGCTGATCCAGCAGCAGGTGGCTCAGGAGGCGCTGCGTATTGCCAGAAAACGCTATCAGAACGGCTACGCATCTTACCTTGATGAGCTGGACGCCCAGCGAACGCTGTTCACTACCCAGCTCAGCGTAGTGCGGGCGAAAAACAACCTGCTGCTGGCGCAGATCGATCTTTACCGTGCCCTTGGCGGGGGCTGGCAGCCCTGA
- a CDS encoding phospholipase D family protein: MTELQQSPDAGPPAAAVRPRLAQAVIPLAQQHPEHSGIFPLAEGLDAFAARYLLIAMAERSLDIQYYIWQNDMSGRLLFSAVLDAAQRGVKVRLLLDDNNTRGLDDTLSELNRHPNIAVRLFNPFSFRTLRAIGYITDFARLNRRMHNKSFTVDNTATIVGGRNIGDEYFAAGEEPLFTDLDVLAVGPAVDEVAQDFDRYWQSKAVAPLNRVVDKDAGEPSVVSLPQSWRNTPQVQGYLRRIDETPFVSQLENRSLPFIWARTRLLSDDPRKGLGRARTSTLLPQRMLSAIGKPQRQFDIISAYFVPTRAGVAQLLSLVRNGVKIAVLTNSLAANDVSVVHAGYAKWRKKLLRHGIALYELKPHDGMSQAPHDRGLTGNSGASLHAKTFSVDNQQLFIGSFNFDPRSAMLNTEMGLVIESECLATQIHQRFMASIPDRAWTLRLDKWGRINWVEYPDDPQNEVVHKHEPRTRLLQRLLVRLVWRLPIEWLL; this comes from the coding sequence ATGACCGAATTACAACAGTCGCCCGATGCCGGGCCTCCGGCGGCGGCTGTGCGCCCACGGCTGGCGCAGGCCGTTATTCCGCTGGCGCAGCAACACCCGGAACACAGCGGGATTTTTCCGCTGGCAGAGGGGCTTGATGCTTTTGCCGCCCGTTACCTGTTGATTGCAATGGCTGAACGGTCACTGGATATTCAGTATTACATCTGGCAAAACGACATGTCAGGACGATTACTGTTCAGCGCCGTGCTGGACGCAGCACAGCGCGGGGTGAAGGTACGGCTGCTGCTGGATGACAACAATACTCGTGGGCTGGATGACACCCTGAGTGAGCTAAACCGTCATCCCAATATTGCCGTGCGCTTATTCAATCCTTTCTCATTTCGTACCTTGCGGGCGATTGGCTATATCACGGATTTTGCCCGCCTTAACCGCCGCATGCACAATAAAAGTTTTACCGTCGATAATACCGCAACCATTGTTGGCGGTCGCAATATCGGTGATGAATACTTTGCTGCCGGTGAAGAACCTCTGTTTACCGATCTCGATGTGCTGGCTGTCGGGCCGGCGGTGGACGAAGTGGCCCAGGATTTTGACCGCTACTGGCAGAGTAAGGCCGTTGCGCCACTTAACAGGGTGGTAGACAAGGATGCGGGGGAACCTTCTGTCGTCTCGCTGCCGCAAAGCTGGCGCAACACGCCCCAGGTGCAGGGCTACTTGCGCCGGATCGATGAGACGCCATTCGTCAGCCAGCTGGAAAACCGTTCGCTGCCGTTTATCTGGGCCAGGACCCGCCTGCTAAGTGACGATCCCCGTAAAGGGCTGGGGCGTGCCAGAACCAGTACGCTTCTGCCGCAGCGTATGCTGTCAGCAATCGGCAAACCACAACGTCAGTTTGATATTATCTCTGCCTATTTTGTCCCGACACGCGCCGGAGTGGCGCAGCTGCTGTCGCTGGTGCGTAACGGGGTGAAAATCGCCGTGCTGACCAACTCGCTGGCGGCCAATGACGTTTCGGTGGTTCACGCCGGCTATGCCAAATGGCGGAAAAAACTGCTGCGTCACGGCATTGCGCTGTATGAATTAAAGCCGCACGATGGGATGAGTCAGGCCCCGCACGACCGTGGTTTAACCGGTAACTCGGGTGCCAGTCTGCATGCCAAAACCTTTAGCGTGGATAATCAGCAGCTTTTTATCGGCTCGTTTAATTTTGACCCGCGTTCGGCAATGCTGAATACCGAGATGGGGCTGGTGATCGAGAGCGAATGCCTGGCGACGCAAATTCATCAGCGTTTTATGGCCAGTATTCCTGACAGAGCATGGACGCTGCGGCTGGATAAGTGGGGGCGTATCAACTGGGTAGAATATCCCGATGACCCGCAAAACGAGGTCGTGCACAAGCACGAGCCGCGTACCAGACTGCTGCAGCGACTGTTAGTGCGCCTGGTATGGCGTCTGCCGATCGAATGGCTATTGTGA
- the mdoC gene encoding glucans biosynthesis protein MdoC yields the protein MTKKTQQREHFLDSIRAWLMLLGVPFHVSLIYSTQSWSVNSSSPSEWLTLLNEFIHAFRMQVFFVISGYFSYMLFLRYRPSQWLKVRVKRVGIPLLAAIPLVTLPQFFLLKEWTNKIGDWASMTLYQRYNALVWDLISHLWFLLVLVLLTLAGFWIFSVLRDSKPEKSDYSEVGWGQLTLWMLLCGLAWAIFRRAMFIFAPSVLGDALFSIAVMQTLFYLPFFMLGAMAWKYPAIKALFVHPVSWTFVGSALAFAAYVANQTWSHGGGWLYEIDGVVSMLMGLWMINVVFSFGHRLLNSHSPRVKYLVNASLFIYLVHHPLTILYGILFVNEIGNNTVGFFAGLVFVFGIAFLLYEIHLRIPLLRYLFSGKAQR from the coding sequence ATGACTAAAAAAACACAGCAGAGAGAACACTTCCTCGATTCGATTCGCGCCTGGTTGATGCTATTAGGCGTGCCTTTCCACGTTTCGCTGATTTATTCCACACAAAGCTGGTCGGTCAACAGCAGCTCGCCGTCTGAGTGGCTGACGTTGCTGAATGAATTCATTCATGCTTTTCGCATGCAGGTATTTTTTGTGATTTCTGGCTATTTCTCCTACATGCTTTTTCTGCGTTACCGCCCTTCTCAATGGCTGAAGGTGCGCGTGAAGCGGGTTGGCATCCCGCTGCTGGCGGCGATACCGCTGGTCACTCTGCCACAATTCTTTTTGCTCAAAGAGTGGACAAACAAGATCGGTGACTGGGCCAGCATGACGCTATACCAGCGCTATAATGCGCTGGTGTGGGACCTGATCTCCCATCTTTGGTTCCTGTTAGTGCTGGTGCTGCTGACCCTTGCCGGTTTTTGGATTTTTTCTGTGCTGCGCGACAGCAAACCTGAAAAATCAGATTATTCCGAAGTCGGCTGGGGCCAACTTACCCTCTGGATGCTGCTTTGCGGCCTGGCATGGGCCATTTTCCGCCGTGCGATGTTTATCTTCGCCCCATCGGTCCTGGGCGATGCGCTGTTCAGTATCGCGGTGATGCAGACACTGTTTTACCTGCCGTTCTTTATGCTGGGGGCAATGGCGTGGAAATATCCGGCGATCAAAGCGCTGTTTGTTCATCCGGTATCATGGACCTTTGTCGGTTCCGCGCTGGCATTCGCTGCTTATGTCGCCAATCAGACGTGGAGTCATGGCGGTGGCTGGCTGTATGAAATCGATGGGGTGGTTTCGATGCTGATGGGGTTGTGGATGATCAACGTGGTGTTTTCATTCGGCCATCGCCTGCTGAACTCCCACTCACCGCGCGTAAAATATCTGGTCAATGCCTCGCTGTTTATTTATCTGGTGCACCACCCGTTAACCATTCTCTACGGCATTCTTTTTGTCAACGAGATAGGCAACAACACCGTGGGATTCTTTGCCGGTCTGGTGTTTGTTTTTGGTATCGCTTTTCTGCTGTATGAAATCCATCTGCGTATTCCGCTGCTGCGTTACCTGTTCTCCGGGAAAGCGCAGCGTTAA